A genomic window from Tolypothrix sp. PCC 7910 includes:
- the hpsL gene encoding hormogonium polysaccharide biosynthesis protein HpsL: MAKPKKKSSKSKKQSQSETSQLSLKEQLAQKRQANIAKKEFTSLLTAASFGGVFFGILLFFVGGIKVAVPGVLAIIILALSYKYPRQALFAFMIYVPFGGTITYYLGNSPVLQLAKDAFYVPALIGLWQSCRKQGLPFIIPQAIKTPMLILLGFCLLTLVFVNGGQQFNPPSVGPLQKAPEEFPIGLGILGLKVFLGYLPLIACAYYLIRNKKDFLLLSRLQVVLTLICCVLGVIQYLLLLTGVCQGTRGFEGDSLFRATLEARCYFGGSLLYSPEEGVIRLPGTFVAPWQWAWFLISSTFFTFATGFTDPSIFWRLIGLGSLASVFINAVISGQRIALALVPTCFVALLFLTGQIANLKRFIPIGIGLAIILGIAMVTNPTVVQERTESFTSRWEASPPQDFIIQQFGDNLKNVGPLGNGLGRATNSARSMGSTKLIETYYPKVMYEVGIVGVLGFLGLVTALTTSAFKTYRSIKNRNLRSHAAALWVFVLFISYNTYYYPLDVDPVAVYYWFYAGVLFKLPLIDKQEKESSEAQQTVKKKRPL, translated from the coding sequence ATGGCGAAACCCAAGAAAAAATCCTCCAAATCAAAAAAGCAATCGCAATCAGAAACATCTCAGCTGAGTCTGAAAGAACAGTTAGCCCAAAAGCGCCAAGCTAACATAGCAAAAAAAGAATTCACTAGTTTACTAACCGCCGCCTCTTTTGGCGGTGTCTTCTTTGGCATACTGCTATTTTTTGTAGGTGGAATTAAGGTAGCAGTTCCTGGTGTTTTAGCAATTATTATTCTGGCTTTATCTTATAAATACCCTCGTCAAGCCCTGTTTGCCTTCATGATTTACGTCCCCTTTGGGGGTACTATCACTTACTACCTGGGCAACAGTCCTGTACTGCAATTGGCTAAAGACGCTTTCTATGTTCCAGCTTTAATTGGACTTTGGCAAAGTTGTCGTAAGCAAGGTTTACCCTTCATTATTCCCCAAGCGATCAAAACGCCCATGTTGATTTTATTGGGCTTTTGTTTATTAACTTTGGTTTTTGTGAATGGTGGACAACAGTTCAACCCGCCCTCTGTTGGGCCACTGCAAAAAGCACCAGAAGAATTTCCTATAGGGCTGGGAATTTTAGGATTAAAAGTATTTTTAGGTTATTTACCTCTAATTGCTTGTGCTTACTATTTAATTCGTAATAAAAAAGATTTTCTATTATTATCACGGTTACAAGTTGTCCTCACACTGATTTGTTGTGTATTAGGAGTTATTCAATATTTATTATTACTAACTGGTGTGTGTCAAGGTACTAGAGGTTTTGAAGGTGATTCTTTATTTAGAGCAACGTTAGAGGCTCGATGTTACTTTGGCGGTTCATTATTATATAGTCCAGAAGAAGGAGTTATTCGTTTACCTGGAACCTTTGTTGCCCCTTGGCAATGGGCATGGTTTTTAATTTCTAGTACCTTTTTTACCTTTGCTACTGGCTTTACAGATCCTTCTATATTTTGGCGATTAATTGGGTTAGGTTCCTTAGCATCAGTCTTTATTAATGCGGTGATTTCTGGACAAAGAATTGCCTTAGCTTTAGTACCAACTTGTTTTGTGGCTTTGCTATTTTTAACTGGTCAGATTGCCAACCTAAAACGTTTTATCCCCATTGGTATAGGACTGGCTATAATTTTGGGGATTGCAATGGTGACTAATCCTACTGTAGTTCAAGAAAGAACCGAGAGTTTTACTAGTCGTTGGGAAGCTTCACCACCCCAAGATTTTATTATTCAGCAATTTGGAGACAACTTGAAAAATGTTGGGCCTTTAGGAAATGGCTTAGGAAGGGCTACTAATTCGGCTCGTTCAATGGGTTCTACCAAACTTATAGAAACTTACTACCCTAAAGTAATGTATGAAGTAGGAATTGTTGGAGTATTAGGATTTTTAGGTTTAGTTACCGCCCTGACAACATCAGCCTTCAAAACATATCGTTCTATCAAAAATCGGAATTTACGCAGTCATGCTGCTGCTTTGTGGGTATTTGTCTTATTTATTAGCTACAACACTTACTATTATCCTTTAGATGTCGATCCGGTTGCTGTTTATTACTGGTTTTATGCCGGAGTTCTATTTAAATTACCACTAATAGATAAACAAGAAAAAGAAAGTAGTGAGGCGCAACAGACAGTAAAGAAAAAACGTCCTCTATAA
- a CDS encoding glycosyltransferase family 4 protein — MANVIIAGERHLSTPNLPRQSQHILIRPKQFPSGRYPLEKIWYPLKSFSYWQPFWKNYQVVHAFNRIEYTNKPWFVTFEDHSFLYRNPKNKVEEIAYKILNNRLALKNCQKIIAISDYAKMRFVNRISEWNISEELKNKLTVIHPNFAIKSNQPKTYKISENIELVFVGNHLARKGGIVALRLAKKAEALGLPIKVHIISNLRCGSGVPTDFPDQSKYAADLKLLDLDNVVFHKSLPNEKVLDLLVQSHFQILATLHDTYGYSVIEGFSVATPAITTNICALPEFVHDGENGYHLKLPLNEIRHWNDWLHGEKTKTDEYWEIVNSTYDYLAEQALHKILHFLERIDKQEHYEYLSAGALTQMKNNHNAEKQNELFDSLYAAAAGLK; from the coding sequence ATGGCAAATGTCATTATAGCAGGAGAAAGACATCTTAGTACTCCTAACCTCCCGCGCCAATCTCAACATATATTAATTCGCCCTAAACAATTTCCTTCAGGGAGGTATCCCTTAGAAAAAATTTGGTATCCCTTAAAGAGCTTTAGTTATTGGCAGCCTTTTTGGAAAAATTATCAAGTTGTTCACGCTTTTAATAGAATTGAATATACAAATAAACCTTGGTTTGTTACTTTTGAAGACCATAGTTTTTTATATAGAAACCCCAAAAATAAAGTAGAAGAAATAGCCTATAAAATTTTAAATAACCGTTTGGCGCTGAAAAATTGCCAAAAAATTATTGCCATATCTGATTATGCCAAAATGCGCTTTGTTAATCGCATATCAGAATGGAATATTAGCGAAGAATTAAAAAATAAATTAACTGTTATCCATCCCAATTTTGCAATTAAATCTAATCAGCCTAAAACTTATAAAATTAGTGAAAATATAGAACTGGTATTTGTCGGGAATCATTTAGCGAGAAAAGGTGGAATTGTCGCTTTAAGATTAGCCAAAAAAGCTGAGGCTTTGGGGTTACCTATTAAAGTACATATCATTTCAAATTTAAGATGTGGTTCCGGAGTACCTACAGATTTTCCCGACCAGTCGAAATATGCAGCAGATTTAAAACTATTGGATTTGGATAATGTGGTTTTTCACAAAAGTCTTCCCAATGAAAAAGTTTTAGATTTACTAGTCCAGAGTCATTTTCAAATTTTAGCTACCTTACATGATACCTACGGCTATAGCGTCATCGAAGGCTTCTCGGTTGCGACTCCGGCGATTACTACCAATATATGCGCCCTACCAGAGTTTGTTCATGATGGGGAAAATGGTTATCACTTAAAATTACCACTTAATGAAATTCGCCATTGGAATGATTGGTTACATGGGGAAAAAACTAAGACTGATGAATATTGGGAAATTGTAAATAGCACTTATGACTATTTAGCAGAGCAAGCATTGCATAAAATATTACACTTCCTTGAGCGAATAGATAAACAAGAACATTATGAATATCTCAGTGCAGGTGCGCTTACACAAATGAAAAATAACCATAATGCTGAAAAGCAAAATGAGTTATTTGATAGTTTATATGCAGCAGCCGCAGGTTTAAAGTAA